A stretch of DNA from Desulfovibrio gilichinskyi:
CGATTGAATAAATTATTCATTTCATCCCAAGCAGATATAGTTTAAAAAACACAACTCACCACAATAACTATGAGATTACAATAGCATATCACATTTTAAGTTGACAGTGACCAGAAATGGGAATAAATCCTCATAACTCGAGTCGGGATGTAGCGCAGCCTGGTAGCGCACTTGAATGGGGTTCAAGGGGCCGGAGGTTCAAATCCTCTCATCCCGACCACGATTAAAAAAAATCCCTACTAAGCCACTGATAATTCAGTGGCTTTTTTATTTTAAAACAAAAAAACTCATACATATAATATGCATGAGTTTTTTCACATTTCGAAAACAACAAAAACTTTTCTATCTTCGAACTATGCCACGACTCCCAACGGATTCATGCCAGTACCGTCATTCTGAGTCTGATAAGCTTTCATAGCCATGCGACTAAGTGGAGACTGCCCGTTCTGCCCTTCTGACTCAGAAGATTTTCCAACCACATCAGCCAGGCTCTCATCACCATTATTAAACGCCTGCAAAAGTTCGTCAGCAGTTACAACACCGTCTTCATTCAGATCATAAGCATCATAAGTTTCTTCATCTTCATCTTCGTCAGAGCTTGATGAAGATGCGGAAACTTCCGATCCTGATGAGGCAGAGGATGCCGCGGTAGCAACGGAAGCCTGTTCAGTCGCATCAGGCGGAGTCATAGCGGCATCAAGCTCTTCACCTGAAATGCTGCCATCACTATCTGCATCAAGTACTGAAAACAATTCATCATTAAGTCCGGTTTCTTCCTGACTTAAAAGACTGTCTCCATCAATATCCATGTTATTCATTAAAGTTTCAGTAAGGCTCATCCCACTGTTTGCGCCACCTTGCATAAACACGCTAAGCTCGCCCATCATACCTTGATTCTCAAGATCTGCGAGCAGCTCTTCTTGCGAAGCCTGACCGTCACTATCAGCGTCGATAGTATTAAACAGATCAGAGGACATTCCAGATTCTTTAAGACTGAGCAATCCATCACCATCTCCATCATTATCAGCAACCATGGAGCTTACAAAATCTTCCGCGCTGCTTCCTTTGCGGGCCTCGCGCATCTGTGCGATAATATCAGAATTAGCTCCTGAAATCATAGAACTGTCAACACCGGAAATACTCATAGCTTTTTCCTCCTTGTTCAAAACCTTGCTGTGAACAACGGCAATATGTGCCGTTTTTTGCCTTTGCGTATTCCGCAGCAAGTTATGCCCCAAACAATATTAAGAAAAATTAAGTATCTATATGTAAATATTACGCTATTTTTTTTGTTTGAAATTTCAAAAAGATGCATCATCTAATAACATGTAAATCATTACACAAATGTTGGATTAAAATAAAAAGAACTGACCAGAGTCGGCAGAAAAGACATACTTACATAAGCTATTACTGTTTTACCGATAAAAATTCGGCTTAAAATCATACGAAAAACTTAGTCAGCTTTTAAACGCAAAAAAACTCATACATATAGCATGCATGAGTTTTTTTGCGTGTTGCGAACAACAAAAATATATTTAAGACAGCAAAATTATACAACTACGCCTAAGGGACTTCTCCCTGCGGCTGCACTCTGTGCTTGATATGCACTGACTGCCCTTTGCATTAGAGCCGATTTGCCGCTGTTTTTGCCTGATTCTTTCGGCTTTCCGACTACTTCCGCAAGGCTCTGATCACCGGCCTCAAAAGCCTGCAAAAATTCATTTCCGGTAACAATGCCATCTTTATTCAGATCATAAACATCATAGCTTGTTTCATCATCCTGAGAACCTGATTTATCAGAAGAGGATTTTTTTGCACTGACATTAACTTGCGGGCTGCCACTTTCATCTTGCATACGCACTGCAAGATCGCCCATCATGCCCTTTTGCTGTTGCAGTTTTTCTATTCCCTTAGACAGCTCCTCTGCCGAAGCAAGTCCGTCTCCATTTGTATCAATGGATTTGAATAAACTACCGTTAAGCCCGGTCTCTTTGGCACTGAGGAAGCCGTCACCGTCTCCATCATTCTCTTGAATCATGGAGCTTACGAACTCTTCGTTGCCCCCCTCTTTGCGAGCCTCCTGCATCTGGGCTATCATATCAGAAGAACCTTCTGAATTCATATAACTGCCGATACTTGAAACACTCATAATTTCCCATCCTTGTTCAAAATATGTCTGCATTAATAGCGGCAATATATGCCGTTTTTTCTATTAACAAAACTTAATGCAAACTATATTCCAAACAATTCAAGGAAATCAGCTACCATGCCACATACGACAACATACTGATTACATTTATTTTTTTATCAATGTAATCTATCTAAACCTGTAAAGATATTATACAGAGCAAGGGATAATACCGAGAGGGCTGGCCAAACCAGGCAAACATGGCCTACTCATAAAGCTATGCCCAGCAACAGGAACACTGACACCCGGCAAATCCGGATTCTGAGTTATTTTCACATACTCATCAGTAAAATCAATATGCATGGGAACGACTTCTGTTTCACCTTCACCGCAAATGCTTTCGCGGTGCAGCGGAGTGAATACACTTTTTTTGCCGTCCTTATCCGTTGCTATTATGCTGGTTAAAGTAGTTGCAATATGAGTGACCGATCCGTCTTCTCCGAAGACAAGTGAATTATGATCTGCATGAATTCCTACTGCATCAGAATCATATGCAAGAATTTCTCCTGCAAAAGTTTTTATGGATGAAGGAACACCCGGCTCAACAGACTCTAATCTACCCTCCGGAGAAAAACTGAACCCTACCCGCGATTTAACTATTCCGACAGGGGTAGGAACTTCAACAATCTCGCCCGGCCACAAGGTAACACTGCGCAAGGCTTCATTTTCATAAAAACTCATCCCGATAATTTTAGTGCGGATCAAACCGATTGGAGTCATTAACTCAATCGGATCAGCTAAACCGGCTTCATCTTCCTGACTCCAATAACCGGAAAGCTTGCCGTTTAAAGGAAAAACTCTGCTGATTCCGCCACCTGGATGAAAAGTAACCAACTCTACAACAATATCACCTATCGGAGTTTTAACTAAGGTCTTTTCTTCCAAAGGCACAGATTTGGGAAGTCCTGACTCATAAAAAGATAAGGCTTGAACAGTTTTTCGTCTGAGATCATCGGTCGAATACTGAGGCACAAGTTTACCTACAGGTGTTTCAAGAACACATGCTCCGGAAGGTGAACAAATATGGACAGATCCATTCGCGTACATTTCTATAGGCCCTGCAACAGGAACATCACCTAATCTTGTTTTGCATAAATCCATGTCCAATCTCCCTTCTAACAACTAAAAATTATGCTGAATTAGTTAAAATACACTATATGAGATATTACATTTAAATGTTTACATGCTATTTTCACTCATGCTTATTTCTATTTTTCAGAATTCAAGGTCAACTCAACGAGCTCTCCTTTGGTGAGCGGACGCATTAATTCACATGAAAGTTTTCGCACAGCCTGCGTAAGAGCGGAAAGATTACGCTCAGAAAAATCTTTTACAAGCGGCGCAATTTCACCGTCGCTTAATGCCGAAGCGACTGCTGACTTACCGCTCTTACCGCCGACTGCGAGCTTACGGGTTTTCCCTACAAGCTCAGGATTATATGGTTCAAAGAGTTCAGGTGATTTACTTAATGCATGTGCGTGCAAACCGGATTCACAGGCGAAAATATCAGTTCCAACTACCGCTTTAGTCCGCGCGATAGTCACTCCGGCCGCGCTGGAAACAAAGCTGCAAAGATCCACAAGCCCTTCTGTAGAATATGGATGGTTCTCATTATTAAGCGAAAGATATGCAATCAACTCTTCCGTGGCGGAGATGCCGGACCGCTCACCTATTCCCAGCACGCTTACATCCACATATTTTGCACCGGCCCCAAGGGCAGTTACCGCATTTGCGGTCGCCATACCGAAATCGTCATGGCAGTGGACGGCAAAATCAATATTGATCTGACTGCTGAACAACTGCACCAGATTTTCAGTAGCTTTCGGAGTAAGTTGCCCGAGTGAATCCGCAAGACGAATGCGCGAAGCTCCCGACACTTTTGCAAGTAACGCCACGGTCAGAGCAAAAGCTTCATCAGCTCTTGAAAGGTCTTCCAGTCCGATAGAAACATATCTAAGACCGTGGTTCTTAGCCGTCTCAACCGTTTTAGTTAGTTTTTTGAGTAATCCTGCCCGATCAAGGCCAAGCCTCTTCTCTATATGAAGGTCTGAAACCGGAACACCTATATTAATGCGGTCAACAGGAAGCTTTGAAACTGTAATAACATCTTCTTCGCGGCAGGGACTCCAGACACTGAATTTTGTATTACCGTTTAATGAGCGTCCATATTCTGCAAGTTCCTGCAAATCTTCCTGCCCTACCCAGCCCAGTTCTACTTCATCTATTCCAAGAGCTACAAGCCCTGCGACAATGCGTTTACGAGTATCAATATTAAAATATGCGCCGAACAACTGTGCGCCTTCTCTGAGTGTTGTATCTATCAACATGTCATGGCTCCTTGTCGTTAGTAGATAATCATTACTAAGCACAATCAATGCCAATGGGCGCCATTCGTATATTATCTTGTAATAATACGCTTATTTTAAAAACACATCCTACTTCAATCTACATACATTTTTGTAGGAAACTACACTAACGTATGTAGTTTATGTCGCTACCCACGTTTTATGTAGATTCTTTCTAGGCCCCGTTGAATGAATTAATACCGTTATATTAGATAGTTAACTTGCAAAACCTAATTTGGCACGCCAATTGCCTTATGTGAATCAGCATCAACGTAAATTTTAAAATATAAACCCTTGGAGGAGTATCATGAAAAAGATGAGAAAAGTCGCAATTTACGGAAAAGGCGGTATCGGCAAGTCTACAACTACTCAGAACACTGTTGCCGGTTTGGCACAGATGGGACGTAAAATAATGGTTGTAGGCTGTGACCCTAAAGCTGACTCCACCCGTCTTCTTCTTGGTGGTCTAGCTCAGAAATCAGTTCTCGATACTCTTCGTGAAGAAGGCGAAGACGTAGAACTCGAGGATATCCGCAAGCCCGGTTACGGCGACACTTGGTGTGTTGAATCCGGTGGTCCTGAACCAGGAGTAGGTTGCGCCGGTCGCGGTATCATCACTTCCATCAACATGCTCGAAAATCTCGGTGCTTACGAAGAGTCTGAAGGACTCGACTACGCATTCTATGACGTTCTCGGCGACGTTGTCTGCGGTGGATTCGCAATGCCTATCCGTGACGGTAAAGCAGAAGAAATCTACATCGTATGTTCAGGTGAAATGATGGCAATGTATGCAGCCAACAACATCTGTAAAGGTATTATGAAGTATGCTCAGTCCGGTAGCGTCCGTCTCGGCGGTCTTATCTGTAACTCACGTAACGTTGATAACGAAAAAGAGATGATCGAAGAACTTGCTAAAAAGATCGGCACACAGATGATCTACTTTGTTCCTCGTGACAACGACGTACAGCGTGCAGAAATCAACCGTAAAACTGTTATCGAATGGAATGATAAAGTTCCTCAGGCTGATGCATACCGCGGTCTTGCTAAAGCTATCGATGACAACACAATGTTTGTTGTACCTAAACCTCTTGAAATTGAAGAACTTGAACAGCTCCTGCTCGACTTCGGTCTGCTGGAAGTAGCTTAACACTTACCCCTTTTAAAAAACATTATATTCAAATCGCACCATAGGAGAGCCAAATGATGATCATGGTAAGAGCAATAGTTAGACCGGAAAAAGCAGACGCAGTTCTGGCAGCACTCATGGACAACGGATTTCCGGCTGTAACAAAATATTCAGTAGCAGGTCGCGGTAAACAACGCGGTATCAAAATCGGCGAAGTTACCTACGACGAAATTCCTAAAACCATGCTCATGAGCGTTGTTAAGGCTGAAGATAAAGATTTCGTCATCAGCACCATCATGGACGCTGCAAGATCAGGAACCAAGGGAGCTTTCGGAGACGGTAAGATTTTCGTTTCAGAAGTTGGCGATGTCTACACTATCAGTTCCGGCGTAAAGGAAGGCGCTGCAGAGGGAGAGGCATAATGCAGGAAATCATCGCCATTGTGCGGATGAACATGATGAACCGCACCAAAGCAGCACTTGATGAAGCAGGCGTAGATGCCTACTTCGCTCACGAAGCTCAAGGCCGGGGAAAAGGATTCGTTAACTCAGCGGTCCTTGAAGGAGCAGAAAGCGGATACGAAGAAGCCGCAGCTGTTCTCGGTGAAAAAGGTAAGCTTTACCCTAAACGCATATTAACAGTTGTCGTTCCAGATGACCTCGTCGATGACATTGTTGAAGCTATCATCAAAGCTAACCAGACCGGAAAACCCGGTGACGGCAAAATCTTTGTAACTCCTCTCGGAGATGCAGTACGCGTCAGAACCGCTGAAAAAGGCAAAAAAGCTATCGTTTAGTTCCAAGGAGATTGCAAGATGACAAAAACGACAAAAATGGTGCAGTGGAGCCCCACTGATATTAAGGACGAGCTTCTCAAGAAGTATCCTCCTAAAGTGGCCCGCAAACGCGCCAAACAGATAATGATTAATGAAGCGGTCGGCGCTGATACATCCCCTGAAATCGTAGCCAACGTTCGTACCATTCCAGGCATCATCACAATGCGCGGCTGTACTTACGCAGGTTGTAAGGGCGTTATCATGGGACCGACCCGTGACATCGTAAATATCGTCCACGGTCCTATCGGTTGCAGCTTTTACGCATGGCTTACCAGACGTAACCAGACTGATGCTGGAAAAGACGGCGAAAACTATATTCCATACTGTTTTTCAACAGATATGCAGGATCAGGATATTATCTTCGGCGGGGAAAAGAAGCTCGAAGCAGCGATTATTGAAGCTTACGAACTGTTCCACCCTAAAGGTATCTGTATTTTCGCAACATGTCCTGTCGGCCTGATCGGTGATGACATTCACGCTGTAGCAAGAAAGCTGTCTGCCCAGTATGAAGATTGTAACATTTTTGCTTTCTCCTGCGAAGGATACAAAGGTGTTTCTCAGTCAGCCGGTCACCATATTGCTAACAACCAGGTCTTCACTCACCTTGTAGGTGAAAATAAAAAATCTCCTGAAGGTGAATATAAAATCAACCTTCTCGGTGAATACAACATCGGCGGTGATGGTTTTGAGATTGACCGTATTTTCAAAAAATGCGGCATCACAAACATCTCAACCTTCTCCGGTAACTCAACATACGACCAGTTTGCCTCTGCTCAGCATGCCGACCTAAGCTGCGTAATGTGTCACAGATCTATTAACTACGTAGCGGACATGCTGGAAACTAAATACGGCATTCCATGGATCAAAGTTAACTTTATCGGCGCACGAAGCACTGCTAAGTCTCTGCGCAAAATTGGTGAATACTTCGGCGACCCTAAACTCATCAAAAGAATTAATGATGTAATCGCTGAAGAAATGCCTGAAGTTGAAGCAGTAGCAGAAGAAGTACGCACCCGTACCAACGGCAAGACTGCTATGATCTTCGTAGGTGGTTCACGTGCACATCACTATCAGGATCTGTTCGCTGAAATGGGTATGAAAACCATCTCTGCCGGATATGAATTCGCTCATCGTGATGACTACGAAGGACGTGAAGTAATACCAAGCCTGAAAGTAGACTCTGATTCACGTAACATTGAAGAATTAACTGTTGAAGCTGATGAAAAACTCTTTAAAGCGCGTAAAACTCCTGACGAAGTTAAAGCCCTTGAAGAAGCAGGATTCAAGTTCAAGCATTACGAAGGTCTTAATAAAGACATGGATAACGGTTCCATCATTGTTGATGACCTTAACCAGTATGAAGCCGAAAAACTTGTTGAAATACTTAAACCTGATGTTTTCTGCGCCGGTATTAAAGAGAAATTCTCAATACAGAAACTGGGCGTGCCTATGAAGCAGTTGCACAGCTATGACTCCGGCGGACCTTATGCAGGATTCAAGGGAGCGGTTAACTTCTACAAAGAAATCGACCGCCTCGTCGGCAGCAAGGTCTGGAGCTACATGAAAGCTCCTTGGCAGAAGAACCCCGAACTCACCGCTACGTTCGTGTGGGAATAACCAGAAGAGAGAATTAATATGTTACTCAGACACACCCCCACAGAAATTACTGAACGTAAGGCCCTGATGATCAATCCGGCTAAAACATGCCAGCCTATCGGCGCCATGTATGCGGCTCTGGGCATCCACGGATGTCTACCTCACAGTCACGGTTCACAGGGTTGCTGCGCTTACCACAGATCAGCTTTAACAAGACATTATAAAGAGCCTATTTCTGCTGCAACAAGCTCCTTCACCGAAGGTGCATCAGTATTCGGCGGACAGGCAAACCTGCTTCAGGCAATTGATAACATCTTCACTGTTTACGAACCGGAAGTAATTGCTGTGCACACAACCTGCTTATCTGAAACAATCGGTGACGACCTTAAGCAGATCGCCGACAAAGCTCAGAAAGAAGGCAAAATTCCCGAAGGCAAATTTGTCATCGGAGCACCTACTCCAAGTTACGTCGGTTCTCATGTTACGGGATTCAGCAACATGGTCAAAGCAATGGCCCAGCTTGCAACACCCGGCACCAAAAAGAACGGTAAAGTGAACGTCATTCCCGGATGGGTTGAACCTTCAGACATGGAAGAAATCAAACGCCTCGCATCTGTTGTCGGCGTTGATATCACCCTCTTCCCTGACACTTCCGGAGTTCTCAACGCTCCTCTGACCGGAGAATACAAAATGTTCCCCGACGGCGGAGTAACAATGAAGGAATTGATGAACACAGGCGGAGCCATGGGAACACTCGCTTTAGGCGAATGGTGTTCCGCAGATGCCGCCCGCTGGCTTGATTCCAAGTGTAAAGTCCCTTGCACCGTTCTGGACATGCCTTTCGGACTTAACGCAACAGACCGTTTCATTGATGTTCTTCGCACAGTAGCAGGCGTAACCGTCCCTGAAGCAATTGACGTTGAACGCGGTCAGCTCGTTGATATGATCTCTGACATGCACCAGTACTTCTACGGCAAGAAAGTAGCTATCTTCGGTGACCCTGATCAGCTCATTTCCATGTGTGAATTCCTTCGTGCCCTTGATATGCAGCCAGTGCATGTCATCACAGGAACACCGGGTAAAGAGTTTGAAAGACGCATCAAAGAAATCACTGCCGACATGCCTTGTGAAGTTAACGTTAAAGCCAAAGGCGACATGTTCCTGCTTCACCAGTGGATCAGAAATGAGCCTGTCGATCTGCTCATCGGCAACACATACGGAAAGTATATTGCCCGTGACGAAGACATTCCATTCCTTCGCTGGGGATTCCCGATCCTCGACCGTCAGGGACATCAGTACTTCCCGACAGTCGGTTACAAAGGCGGACTTCGCCTTCTTGAAAAGATTCTCGGCCTGCTTCTGGATCGTAAAGATCGTGACGAACCTGAAGAAAGCTTCGAATTAGTTCTTTAAAAAAACAAGACCTCCGGCGTCCGGGAGAACTTTTTTAAAAAGTTCCCCCGGGCCCTTAAAAAAATTTTATTAGGCTCCACCGCAAAAGAACTTTTAAAGCAGGAACTGAAAACAGCCATGACAGAGTCAAGTTCAACATATTCATCGCACCCCTGCTTCGGGTCAGCTGCCCGCAAGACAGTAGACCGGATACATCTGCCTGTAGCTCCAAGGGCAAATTCACGCATCAAATACAGTTCTATGCAGATCATGCAGGAAGCTATTCAGCCTGAAGCGGCTTTAGCATGGCTGGATGACGTCATCGCCGAAGGACGCAAAATTGATGTTGTCGGAATCACCGGCCCCGGCGATCCATTAGTTCTGCCGGACCTGACTTTCCGCACCTTGGAACTGGTCAAAGCAAAGTATCCAAGTATGTCTCTTTGCGTAACCACTCTTGGAATCGGAGCCGCTAATCATGCAGAGACACTTGCAAAAATTGGTGTATCCCACGTTACGCTCTTAGTGGATGCCGTATCCAGATCAGTAATTGAAGAACTTTACGCCTGGATCAGACCTTCCAAGAAAAATGTTCCTTTGGAAGATGCTTCTTCAATCCTGCTCAGCGAACAGTCCGCAGCGGTCAAAGCTCTTAAAGCCGCAGGTATCACTGTAAAAATCAACACGACAGTATACCCTTCAAATGCTGACCATGTAGGTGAAATTGCTGAAACAATGAAAGCTCTCGGCGCAGACATTATGGCAATTATTCCTTTCATACCTAAAGATGACGAACAGGAAATTCTGCTTAAAAAAACTGACAGCATCACAATGGCAGCAGCCCGTGATCTGGCGGCAAGACACATGGAACTTATGCCGGAATGGGAAGAGTGCGGCGCAGCAGTAAAGACTGAAACAACTTCACTTCTTCCGAAACCGACAAAATCAAGACCGAATGTTGCGGCTGTAAGTTCCAACGGTATGGAAGTGGACATGCACCTTGGACACGCAGAAAAGATTTTAATCTACGGACCGCGTGATGACGGCTTAGCCTGCCTGCTTGAAACACGCACAGCCCCGAAAGCCGGTGGCGGCACAGCAAGATGGGAAGAACTGGCAGGAACTCTCAGCGACTGTTTTATCATCCTTGCTGCCAGTGCCGGAGACAGTCCAAAACAAATTTTGAGCCGACACGGCTTATATGTCGCAGTTACAGACGGCGAAATCGAAGGCACCGTTGATTCA
This window harbors:
- a CDS encoding NifB/NifX family molybdenum-iron cluster-binding protein, with the translated sequence MTESSSTYSSHPCFGSAARKTVDRIHLPVAPRANSRIKYSSMQIMQEAIQPEAALAWLDDVIAEGRKIDVVGITGPGDPLVLPDLTFRTLELVKAKYPSMSLCVTTLGIGAANHAETLAKIGVSHVTLLVDAVSRSVIEELYAWIRPSKKNVPLEDASSILLSEQSAAVKALKAAGITVKINTTVYPSNADHVGEIAETMKALGADIMAIIPFIPKDDEQEILLKKTDSITMAAARDLAARHMELMPEWEECGAAVKTETTSLLPKPTKSRPNVAAVSSNGMEVDMHLGHAEKILIYGPRDDGLACLLETRTAPKAGGGTARWEELAGTLSDCFIILAASAGDSPKQILSRHGLYVAVTDGEIEGTVDSLYGGGKKKKCKK
- a CDS encoding P-II family nitrogen regulator, with translation MMIMVRAIVRPEKADAVLAALMDNGFPAVTKYSVAGRGKQRGIKIGEVTYDEIPKTMLMSVVKAEDKDFVISTIMDAARSGTKGAFGDGKIFVSEVGDVYTISSGVKEGAAEGEA
- a CDS encoding LeuA family protein — its product is MLIDTTLREGAQLFGAYFNIDTRKRIVAGLVALGIDEVELGWVGQEDLQELAEYGRSLNGNTKFSVWSPCREEDVITVSKLPVDRINIGVPVSDLHIEKRLGLDRAGLLKKLTKTVETAKNHGLRYVSIGLEDLSRADEAFALTVALLAKVSGASRIRLADSLGQLTPKATENLVQLFSSQINIDFAVHCHDDFGMATANAVTALGAGAKYVDVSVLGIGERSGISATEELIAYLSLNNENHPYSTEGLVDLCSFVSSAAGVTIARTKAVVGTDIFACESGLHAHALSKSPELFEPYNPELVGKTRKLAVGGKSGKSAVASALSDGEIAPLVKDFSERNLSALTQAVRKLSCELMRPLTKGELVELTLNSEK
- a CDS encoding P-II family nitrogen regulator, with protein sequence MQEIIAIVRMNMMNRTKAALDEAGVDAYFAHEAQGRGKGFVNSAVLEGAESGYEEAAAVLGEKGKLYPKRILTVVVPDDLVDDIVEAIIKANQTGKPGDGKIFVTPLGDAVRVRTAEKGKKAIV
- the nifH gene encoding nitrogenase iron protein yields the protein MRKVAIYGKGGIGKSTTTQNTVAGLAQMGRKIMVVGCDPKADSTRLLLGGLAQKSVLDTLREEGEDVELEDIRKPGYGDTWCVESGGPEPGVGCAGRGIITSINMLENLGAYEESEGLDYAFYDVLGDVVCGGFAMPIRDGKAEEIYIVCSGEMMAMYAANNICKGIMKYAQSGSVRLGGLICNSRNVDNEKEMIEELAKKIGTQMIYFVPRDNDVQRAEINRKTVIEWNDKVPQADAYRGLAKAIDDNTMFVVPKPLEIEELEQLLLDFGLLEVA
- the nifD gene encoding nitrogenase molybdenum-iron protein alpha chain: MTKTTKMVQWSPTDIKDELLKKYPPKVARKRAKQIMINEAVGADTSPEIVANVRTIPGIITMRGCTYAGCKGVIMGPTRDIVNIVHGPIGCSFYAWLTRRNQTDAGKDGENYIPYCFSTDMQDQDIIFGGEKKLEAAIIEAYELFHPKGICIFATCPVGLIGDDIHAVARKLSAQYEDCNIFAFSCEGYKGVSQSAGHHIANNQVFTHLVGENKKSPEGEYKINLLGEYNIGGDGFEIDRIFKKCGITNISTFSGNSTYDQFASAQHADLSCVMCHRSINYVADMLETKYGIPWIKVNFIGARSTAKSLRKIGEYFGDPKLIKRINDVIAEEMPEVEAVAEEVRTRTNGKTAMIFVGGSRAHHYQDLFAEMGMKTISAGYEFAHRDDYEGREVIPSLKVDSDSRNIEELTVEADEKLFKARKTPDEVKALEEAGFKFKHYEGLNKDMDNGSIIVDDLNQYEAEKLVEILKPDVFCAGIKEKFSIQKLGVPMKQLHSYDSGGPYAGFKGAVNFYKEIDRLVGSKVWSYMKAPWQKNPELTATFVWE
- the nifK gene encoding nitrogenase molybdenum-iron protein subunit beta; the encoded protein is MLLRHTPTEITERKALMINPAKTCQPIGAMYAALGIHGCLPHSHGSQGCCAYHRSALTRHYKEPISAATSSFTEGASVFGGQANLLQAIDNIFTVYEPEVIAVHTTCLSETIGDDLKQIADKAQKEGKIPEGKFVIGAPTPSYVGSHVTGFSNMVKAMAQLATPGTKKNGKVNVIPGWVEPSDMEEIKRLASVVGVDITLFPDTSGVLNAPLTGEYKMFPDGGVTMKELMNTGGAMGTLALGEWCSADAARWLDSKCKVPCTVLDMPFGLNATDRFIDVLRTVAGVTVPEAIDVERGQLVDMISDMHQYFYGKKVAIFGDPDQLISMCEFLRALDMQPVHVITGTPGKEFERRIKEITADMPCEVNVKAKGDMFLLHQWIRNEPVDLLIGNTYGKYIARDEDIPFLRWGFPILDRQGHQYFPTVGYKGGLRLLEKILGLLLDRKDRDEPEESFELVL